In a single window of the Streptomyces sp. NBC_00285 genome:
- a CDS encoding carboxymuconolactone decarboxylase family protein produces MPTSFRYTRPLPPKAATGRAAEVYEQMSRDFGIDGPVTFVVLSSAPELLAPAWALLRESLIAGPGSRTGKELAALGVSLANRCPFCVDAHTMLLHATGDHALAERVARGERPENEEHARVLDWGRHTRVPGGLGAGPYPFPREHAPGYLGTAFTFHFINRIASALLTENLLPGNAQRFRAVRSLAGRTLSRTVRRPALPGAALSLLDLPDAGEAPAWADGTPVGLAYAALLRAAMAGAGLLDTEDQDLVEETLLDWDGSHPPLDPSGFPDREERPGARLALLAALAPYRITDADVAAWRRPEHTDDRLVQLVAYGAFLAVDRIESALYRPIART; encoded by the coding sequence ATGCCCACATCCTTCCGCTACACCCGGCCCCTGCCGCCCAAGGCGGCCACCGGCCGTGCCGCAGAGGTCTACGAGCAGATGTCCCGCGACTTCGGCATCGACGGACCCGTCACCTTCGTGGTCCTCTCCTCCGCACCCGAACTCCTCGCCCCCGCCTGGGCGTTGTTGCGCGAGTCGTTGATCGCGGGGCCCGGCAGCCGCACCGGCAAGGAGCTCGCGGCACTCGGCGTCTCGCTCGCCAACCGGTGCCCGTTCTGTGTGGACGCGCACACCATGCTGCTGCACGCCACCGGCGACCACGCCCTCGCCGAACGCGTCGCCCGGGGCGAGCGGCCCGAGAACGAGGAACACGCGCGTGTACTGGACTGGGGCAGGCACACACGCGTGCCGGGTGGCCTGGGCGCCGGGCCCTACCCGTTCCCGCGTGAGCACGCCCCCGGCTACCTGGGCACGGCGTTCACCTTCCACTTCATCAACCGGATCGCGTCCGCCCTGCTCACCGAGAACCTGCTGCCCGGCAACGCCCAGCGGTTCCGGGCGGTCCGCAGTCTCGCGGGCCGCACACTCTCCCGGACCGTGCGCCGGCCCGCCCTGCCCGGTGCGGCCCTGTCCCTGCTCGACCTGCCCGACGCCGGCGAGGCTCCCGCGTGGGCGGACGGCACACCCGTCGGACTCGCGTACGCGGCACTCCTGCGGGCGGCCATGGCGGGCGCGGGCCTGCTGGACACCGAGGACCAGGATCTCGTGGAGGAGACACTGCTGGACTGGGACGGATCGCATCCGCCGCTGGATCCGAGCGGGTTCCCGGACCGGGAGGAGCGCCCCGGAGCCCGTCTGGCGCTGCTGGCGGCCCTCGCGCCGTACCGGATCACGGACGCCGACGTGGCGGCGTGGCGACGGCCGGAGCACACCGACGACCGTCTGGTTCAGCTCGTGGCCTATGGGGCGTTCCTCGCCGTGGACCGGATCGAATCGGCCCTGTACCGCCCCATCGCCCGGACATAA
- a CDS encoding NCS1 family nucleobase:cation symporter-1 — translation MTETVPTGSPIQQPAGNGGRVELAPEAFPVDSPFANEDLRPVPVSERKWTTYNFAALWISMAHCIPSWTLASGLVALGMDWKQAVFTIALANIIVLLPMLATGHAGPKYGIPFPVLARASFGLRGANIPALIRAAVACGWFGIQTWIGGSGIFALGSKLTGGHWENASRIAGNPWPLWLCFVLFWALQIAIIYRGMDFLRHFENWAAPFVIAGALVLLIWIAVKADGFGALLDQPSKLGWGPDFWPVFFPSLMGMIGFWATLSLNIPDFTRFGASQKAQTWGQALGLPTTMTLFAVLAVLVTSGSEAIYGEAIWDPVALAAKADNAFGLLFALVIVLVATISVNIAANVVSPAYDLSNLAPKFINFRTGALITGVLGVLIFPWKLISTPEFYIFTWLGVVGGLLGTVAGILIADYWIIRRTVLHLVDLYTPGGRYWYTNGWNWRAIAAFVVGGLLAVGGSYSGVGADGKKTGPFPTDGLIPFLKPLADYGWAVGLGTSLLLYVALMLPKGREQEGIKA, via the coding sequence ATGACCGAAACAGTCCCCACGGGGTCGCCGATACAACAGCCCGCCGGCAACGGCGGTCGCGTCGAGCTCGCCCCCGAGGCATTCCCCGTCGACAGCCCCTTCGCCAACGAGGACCTGCGTCCCGTACCCGTCTCCGAGCGCAAGTGGACGACGTACAACTTCGCGGCCCTGTGGATCTCCATGGCGCACTGCATCCCCAGCTGGACCCTGGCCTCCGGCCTGGTCGCTCTCGGCATGGACTGGAAGCAGGCCGTGTTCACCATCGCCCTGGCCAACATCATCGTGCTGCTGCCGATGCTGGCCACCGGGCACGCAGGACCCAAGTACGGCATCCCCTTCCCGGTGCTCGCCCGCGCCTCCTTCGGGCTGCGCGGCGCCAACATCCCGGCGCTGATCCGGGCGGCCGTGGCCTGCGGCTGGTTCGGCATCCAGACCTGGATCGGCGGCAGCGGCATCTTCGCGCTGGGCTCCAAGCTCACCGGCGGTCACTGGGAGAACGCGAGCCGGATCGCGGGCAACCCGTGGCCCCTGTGGCTCTGCTTCGTGCTGTTCTGGGCGCTGCAGATCGCGATCATCTACCGCGGCATGGACTTCCTGCGGCACTTCGAGAACTGGGCCGCGCCCTTCGTGATCGCCGGCGCTCTCGTCCTGCTGATCTGGATCGCCGTCAAGGCGGACGGCTTCGGCGCGCTGCTCGACCAGCCCTCGAAGCTCGGCTGGGGCCCCGACTTCTGGCCGGTCTTCTTCCCGTCCTTGATGGGCATGATCGGCTTCTGGGCGACCCTGTCGCTGAACATCCCCGACTTCACCCGCTTCGGCGCCAGTCAGAAGGCGCAGACCTGGGGGCAGGCCCTCGGGCTCCCCACGACGATGACGCTGTTCGCGGTCCTCGCCGTGCTGGTCACCTCCGGCTCCGAGGCCATCTACGGCGAGGCCATCTGGGACCCGGTCGCGCTGGCCGCCAAGGCGGACAACGCCTTCGGTCTGCTGTTCGCCCTGGTCATCGTGCTGGTCGCCACCATCTCCGTGAACATCGCGGCGAACGTGGTCTCACCGGCCTACGACCTGTCCAACCTGGCCCCGAAGTTCATCAACTTCCGTACCGGCGCGCTGATCACGGGTGTCCTCGGCGTCCTGATCTTCCCGTGGAAGCTGATCTCCACGCCGGAGTTCTACATCTTCACCTGGCTCGGCGTGGTCGGCGGTCTGCTCGGCACGGTCGCGGGCATCCTCATCGCCGACTACTGGATCATCCGGCGTACGGTCCTGCACCTCGTGGACCTCTACACACCCGGTGGCCGCTACTGGTACACCAACGGCTGGAACTGGCGGGCGATCGCCGCGTTCGTGGTCGGCGGTCTGCTCGCGGTCGGCGGTTCGTACTCGGGCGTGGGGGCCGACGGCAAGAAGACGGGCCCGTTCCCGACCGACGGTCTCATCCCCTTCCTCAAGCCGCTGGCCGACTACGGCTGGGCGGTGGGCCTGGGCACGTCGCTGCTGCTGTACGTCGCGCTGATGCTGCCCAAGGGCAGGGAGCAGGAGGGCATCAAGGCCTGA
- a CDS encoding TIGR03842 family LLM class F420-dependent oxidoreductase encodes MDFGLVLQTDPPASKVISLMKRAERNGFTYGWTFDSAVLWQEPFVIYSQILSNTSKLKVGPMVTNPGTRTWEVTASTFATLNDMFGNRTVCGIGRGDSAMRVAGRTPNTLARISEAMKVIKALGSGQEADLGGTVIRFPWIKEDAELPVWMAAYGPKALKMTGEEADGFILQLADLYLTEYMVKAVKDAAVAAGRDPSEVTICVAAPAYVTEDDSPEALAHAREQCRWFGGMVGNHVADLVSKYGAHSAAVPDELTDYIKAREGYDYSHHGRADNPDTAFVPDEIVDRFCLIGPVEKHIEKLNALRELGVDQFAVYDMHDAQEATIDAYGSKVIPAVNA; translated from the coding sequence ATGGACTTCGGACTCGTCCTGCAGACGGACCCGCCCGCCTCGAAGGTCATCAGCCTGATGAAGCGGGCCGAACGCAACGGCTTCACCTACGGATGGACGTTCGACTCCGCCGTGCTGTGGCAGGAACCGTTCGTGATCTACAGCCAGATCCTGTCCAACACCTCGAAGCTGAAGGTCGGCCCGATGGTCACCAACCCGGGCACCCGCACCTGGGAGGTGACCGCGTCCACCTTCGCCACCCTCAACGACATGTTCGGCAACCGCACGGTCTGCGGCATCGGCCGCGGTGACTCCGCGATGCGGGTCGCGGGCCGTACGCCCAACACCCTGGCGCGCATCAGCGAGGCCATGAAGGTCATCAAGGCGCTCGGCTCGGGCCAGGAGGCCGACCTCGGCGGCACGGTGATCAGGTTCCCGTGGATCAAGGAGGACGCCGAACTCCCCGTGTGGATGGCGGCGTACGGTCCGAAGGCGCTGAAGATGACCGGTGAGGAGGCCGACGGGTTCATCCTCCAGCTGGCCGACCTCTACCTCACCGAGTACATGGTGAAGGCAGTCAAGGACGCGGCCGTCGCCGCGGGCCGTGATCCCTCGGAGGTCACCATCTGCGTGGCCGCCCCCGCCTACGTCACCGAGGACGACTCGCCCGAGGCGCTCGCCCACGCGCGCGAGCAGTGCCGCTGGTTCGGCGGGATGGTCGGCAACCACGTGGCCGACCTGGTGTCGAAGTACGGCGCGCACTCCGCCGCCGTACCCGACGAGCTCACGGACTACATCAAGGCGCGCGAGGGGTACGACTACTCGCACCACGGGCGCGCCGACAACCCGGACACCGCCTTCGTGCCTGACGAGATCGTCGACCGGTTTTGCCTGATCGGCCCGGTCGAGAAGCACATCGAGAAGCTGAACGCGCTGCGCGAGCTGGGCGTCGACCAGTTCGCCGTCTACGACATGCACGACGCCCAGGAAGCGACCATCGACGCGTACGGCTCCAAGGTCATTCCCGCCGTCAACGCCTGA
- the hydA gene encoding dihydropyrimidinase — MSSRTVISGGLVITASDELYADVLIEDGRIAALAVPGTQNWTADRTIDATGKYVVPGGVDAHTHMELPFGGTFASDTFETGTRAAAWGGTTTIIDFAVQSVGHTLREGLDAWHAKAEGNCAIDYGFHMIVSDVNQETLKEMDLLVEEGVTSFKQFMAYPGVFYSDDGQILRAMQRSAENGGLIMMHAENGIAIDVLVEQALARGETDPRYHGEVRKALLEAEATHRAIKLAQVAGAPLYVVHVSAMEAVAELARARDEGLNVFGETCPQYLFLSTDNLAEPDFEGSKYVCSTPLRPREHQAKLWQGLRTNDLQVVSTDHCPFCFVGQKELGRGDFSKIPNGLPGVENRMDLLHQGVVDGHISRRRWIEIACATPARMFGMYPKKGTIAPGADADVVIYDPHAEQIISAETHHMNVDYSAYEGRRLTGRVETVLSRGELVITEREYTGRAGHGTYTPRSTCQYLN, encoded by the coding sequence ATGAGCAGCCGTACCGTCATCAGCGGTGGCCTCGTCATCACCGCGTCCGACGAGCTGTACGCCGACGTGCTGATCGAGGACGGCCGCATCGCCGCCCTCGCCGTGCCCGGCACACAGAACTGGACCGCGGACCGCACGATCGACGCCACCGGGAAGTACGTCGTCCCCGGTGGCGTCGACGCCCACACCCACATGGAGCTGCCGTTCGGCGGCACCTTCGCCTCCGACACCTTCGAGACCGGCACCAGGGCCGCCGCCTGGGGCGGTACGACGACCATCATCGACTTCGCCGTACAGAGCGTCGGCCACACCCTGCGCGAGGGCCTGGACGCCTGGCACGCCAAGGCCGAGGGCAACTGTGCCATCGACTACGGCTTCCACATGATCGTCTCCGATGTGAACCAGGAGACGCTCAAGGAGATGGACCTGCTGGTCGAGGAAGGAGTCACCTCCTTCAAGCAGTTCATGGCCTACCCCGGGGTCTTCTACTCCGACGACGGCCAGATCCTGCGCGCCATGCAGCGCTCCGCCGAGAACGGCGGCCTGATCATGATGCACGCCGAGAACGGCATCGCGATCGACGTGCTGGTGGAGCAGGCCCTGGCGCGCGGTGAGACCGATCCCCGCTACCACGGCGAGGTGCGCAAGGCGCTGCTCGAAGCCGAGGCCACCCACCGCGCCATCAAGCTCGCGCAGGTCGCGGGCGCCCCGCTGTACGTCGTGCACGTCTCGGCCATGGAGGCGGTGGCCGAGCTGGCGCGGGCGCGCGACGAGGGGCTCAACGTCTTCGGCGAGACCTGTCCGCAGTATCTGTTCCTCTCCACGGACAACCTTGCGGAGCCGGACTTCGAGGGCTCGAAGTACGTGTGCAGCACGCCCCTGCGCCCGAGGGAACACCAGGCCAAGCTGTGGCAGGGCCTGCGGACCAACGACCTCCAGGTCGTCTCCACCGACCACTGCCCCTTCTGCTTCGTGGGCCAGAAGGAACTCGGCCGCGGCGACTTCTCGAAGATCCCCAACGGCCTCCCCGGCGTCGAGAACCGCATGGACCTGCTCCACCAGGGCGTCGTCGACGGACACATCTCGCGCCGGCGCTGGATCGAGATCGCCTGCGCCACCCCGGCCCGGATGTTCGGCATGTACCCGAAGAAGGGGACGATCGCCCCGGGCGCCGACGCGGACGTCGTGATCTACGACCCGCACGCCGAACAGATCATCTCCGCCGAGACCCACCACATGAACGTCGACTACTCGGCCTACGAGGGCAGGCGCCTCACCGGCCGGGTCGAGACGGTCCTCTCGCGCGGCGAACTCGTCATCACCGAGCGGGAGTACACCGGACGCGCCGGGCACGGCACGTACACCCCCCGCTCCACCTGTCAGTACCTCAACTAG